One Microcebus murinus isolate Inina chromosome 7, M.murinus_Inina_mat1.0, whole genome shotgun sequence genomic region harbors:
- the RPS20 gene encoding small ribosomal subunit protein uS10, whose translation MAFKDTGKTPVEPEVAIHRIRITLTSRNVKSLEKVCADLIRGAKEKNLKVKGPVRMPTKTLRITTRKTPCGEGSKTWDRFQMRIHKRLIDLHSPSEIVKQITSISIEPGVEVEVTIADA comes from the exons ATG GCTTTTAAAGATACCGGAAAAACACCCGTGGAGCCGGAGGTCGCGATTCACCGGATTAGAATTACCCTAACCAGCCGCAACGTCAAGTCTTTGGAGAAGG TGTGTGCTGACTTGATCAGAGGCGCAAAGGAAAAGAACCTCAAAGTGAAAGGACCAGTTCGGATGCCTACCAAG ACTTTGAGAATCACTACAAGAAAAACTCCTTGTGGTGAAGGTTCTAAGACTTGGGACCGCTTCCAGATGAGAATCCACAAGCGACTCATTGACTTGCATAGTCCTTCTGAGATTGTTAAGCAGATTACTTCTATCAGTATCGAACCAGGAGTGGAGGTTGAAGTCACTATTGCAGATGCTTAA